In Halostella litorea, a single window of DNA contains:
- a CDS encoding ATP-binding protein, producing the protein MSDTQHVTVGELRATDGEAADGPVELPVVQLLTGRGFVTGKSGSGKSNTASVVGEELLEAGYPLLIVDTDGEYYGLKEEYELLHAGADEECDIQVAAEHAEKVAAMALEENVPVILDVSGYLDEDEADELIRETARHLFTKEKKLKKPFLLVVEEVHEYIPEGGGLGETGKMLIKIGKRGRKHGLGILGISQRPADVKKDFITQANWLVWHRLTWENDTKVVGRIVDREYGEKVSDLGDGEAFLQTDWTEADVRRIQFRRKRTFDAGATPGLDDFERPELKSVSDTLVEDLQDITEQQEQQRDRVAELESKVERREERIAELKSELESARDVSAAARKMANALRHGDVEPAETEQTTLPTDEAAERERERVQELEAELEAARDRIEELEAEAERLRAENERLAARAENAEVAALEERVEELETALAQKEVKLEHYRDVASTQWGDDAPSDAEPAGATADAGATRAGAAGDAEAADSGPAASSDATGTRANGGAAGTDAGAGRDGAAAGADDDMALLRSDPVSRRIALARRESLCNADYAWDVLTVLASDGPLRPRAIEPRVDAPLESVRSLLTELRSDGLVTRDDDGAYDFDRPRLRRLRRDA; encoded by the coding sequence ATGAGCGACACCCAACACGTCACCGTCGGCGAACTCCGGGCGACCGACGGGGAGGCGGCCGACGGCCCGGTCGAGCTTCCCGTGGTCCAGTTGCTCACCGGCCGCGGGTTCGTCACGGGGAAGTCGGGCAGCGGCAAGTCCAACACCGCGAGCGTGGTCGGCGAGGAACTGCTCGAAGCGGGCTACCCGCTGCTGATCGTCGACACGGACGGCGAGTACTACGGCCTCAAGGAGGAGTACGAACTGCTGCACGCGGGCGCGGACGAGGAGTGTGACATCCAGGTCGCCGCCGAGCACGCCGAGAAGGTCGCGGCGATGGCCCTAGAGGAGAACGTCCCGGTGATCCTCGACGTGTCGGGCTACCTCGACGAGGACGAGGCCGACGAACTCATCCGGGAGACGGCCCGGCACCTGTTCACCAAGGAGAAGAAGCTGAAGAAGCCGTTCCTGCTGGTCGTCGAGGAGGTCCACGAGTACATCCCGGAGGGCGGCGGCCTCGGCGAGACCGGGAAGATGCTGATCAAGATCGGCAAGCGCGGCCGCAAGCACGGCCTCGGCATCCTCGGCATCAGCCAGCGCCCGGCCGACGTGAAGAAGGACTTCATCACGCAGGCGAACTGGCTGGTCTGGCACCGGCTCACCTGGGAGAACGACACGAAGGTCGTCGGCCGCATCGTCGACCGGGAGTACGGCGAGAAGGTATCGGACCTCGGCGACGGCGAGGCGTTCCTCCAGACCGACTGGACCGAGGCCGACGTGCGCCGCATCCAGTTCCGGCGCAAGCGGACGTTCGACGCCGGCGCGACGCCCGGGCTGGACGACTTCGAGCGCCCTGAACTGAAGTCGGTCAGCGACACGCTCGTCGAGGACTTACAGGACATCACCGAACAGCAGGAACAGCAACGCGACCGCGTCGCGGAACTGGAGTCGAAAGTCGAGCGCCGGGAGGAGCGCATCGCAGAGCTGAAAAGCGAACTGGAGTCGGCCCGCGACGTCTCCGCCGCCGCCCGGAAGATGGCGAACGCCCTCCGCCACGGCGACGTGGAACCCGCCGAGACGGAACAGACCACCCTCCCGACGGACGAGGCGGCGGAACGGGAGCGCGAGCGGGTCCAGGAACTCGAAGCCGAACTGGAGGCGGCCCGCGACCGGATCGAGGAACTGGAGGCCGAGGCCGAGCGGCTCCGGGCGGAGAACGAGCGCCTCGCCGCCCGCGCGGAGAACGCCGAGGTGGCGGCCTTAGAGGAGCGCGTCGAGGAACTGGAGACGGCGCTGGCACAGAAGGAGGTGAAACTGGAGCACTACCGCGACGTGGCGTCGACCCAGTGGGGCGACGACGCCCCGAGCGACGCCGAACCCGCCGGGGCGACCGCCGACGCCGGTGCGACGCGCGCCGGAGCGGCCGGGGACGCCGAGGCGGCGGACTCCGGGCCGGCGGCGTCGAGCGACGCGACCGGAACCCGTGCGAACGGCGGCGCTGCCGGGACCGACGCCGGGGCCGGTCGGGACGGCGCAGCCGCGGGCGCGGACGACGACATGGCGCTGCTCCGGTCGGACCCCGTCAGCCGGCGCATCGCCCTCGCACGGCGGGAGTCGCTGTGCAACGCCGACTACGCCTGGGACGTGCTGACCGTTCTGGCGAGCGACGGCCCGCTCCGCCCCCGCGCAATCGAACCGCGCGTCGACGCCCCGCTCGAATCGGTCCGGAGCCTCCTCACCGAACTCCGGTCCGACGGGCTCGTCACGCGGGACGACGACGGCGCGTACGACTTCGACCGGCCGCGGCTGCGGCGGCTCCGCCGGGACGCCTGA
- a CDS encoding AEC family transporter codes for MSLLSALTSSILPVLSVAGVGYALGTVRDVDVDPLAVVSLYVLSPALVFHSLATTPIAGGTAATLFVAVGAFTVLMMAAAEGLGRASGEGRPTLGSLVLTSSFPNAGNFGIPLSAFAFGAIGRSTAVLFIAAQSVLMYTLGVYVASRNGVGSTREAALKVFKLPLIYAVVAAVAARAAGVVPAAGTPAMETLKLTGDSAIPVMLLLLGIQLANTSSGTPTRRVSPAVALKLFVAPVVALGVALAVGLDGSIGRVFVLECAMPAAVTPLMLTVEFGGDADGLSAADYVSTAVLVTTLLGTVTLTVLIWLLQSGAVL; via the coding sequence ATGTCGCTGCTCTCGGCGCTGACGTCCTCCATTCTCCCGGTGCTGTCCGTCGCCGGCGTCGGCTACGCGCTCGGCACGGTCCGCGACGTCGACGTCGACCCGCTCGCGGTCGTCTCCCTGTACGTCCTCTCGCCCGCCCTGGTGTTTCACAGCCTCGCGACGACGCCCATCGCCGGCGGCACCGCGGCGACGCTGTTCGTCGCGGTCGGTGCCTTCACCGTCCTGATGATGGCCGCCGCGGAGGGGTTGGGCCGCGCGAGCGGCGAAGGTCGGCCGACGCTCGGGTCGCTGGTGCTCACCAGCAGCTTCCCGAACGCGGGCAACTTCGGCATCCCGCTGTCGGCGTTCGCGTTCGGGGCCATCGGCCGGAGCACCGCGGTGCTTTTCATCGCCGCCCAGTCCGTCCTGATGTACACGCTGGGGGTGTACGTCGCCTCCCGAAACGGGGTCGGGTCGACCCGGGAGGCGGCGCTGAAGGTGTTCAAGCTCCCGCTCATCTACGCGGTCGTCGCGGCCGTCGCGGCCCGGGCCGCCGGCGTCGTTCCCGCGGCCGGGACGCCGGCGATGGAGACGCTCAAACTGACCGGCGACTCGGCGATCCCCGTAATGTTGCTGTTGCTCGGCATCCAGCTCGCCAACACGTCCTCCGGGACGCCCACGCGGCGCGTCTCGCCGGCGGTCGCGCTCAAGCTGTTCGTCGCGCCGGTCGTCGCGCTCGGGGTGGCGCTCGCCGTCGGGCTCGACGGCTCGATCGGCCGGGTGTTCGTCCTCGAGTGTGCGATGCCCGCCGCGGTGACGCCGCTGATGCTCACCGTCGAGTTCGGCGGCGACGCCGACGGCCTCTCGGCCGCCGACTACGTCAGCACGGCCGTCCTCGTCACGACGCTGCTGGGCACCGTGACGCTCACCGTGCTGATCTGGCTGTTGCAGTCCGGCGCGGTGCTGTGA
- a CDS encoding NOP5/NOP56 family protein → MTDGSTDAGWFRDVDPGDPEAARDAIENGSAATPDDWPALAVEAGVAADEAEYYDRLRDATLSATAAAVETAERADDRQLAHAVRAMDDCERTANELAERVAEWAGTLFEDAEAGVDGALALVEREPDGPAERRVVGLAERVAGLIDERDALREYVERQAGVVAPNLAALGGPVLAARLIALAGGLESLAKMPSGTVQVLGAEDALFAHLRGRASSPKHGIIYTHEYVRGTAPDERGSASRALAGKLTIAARVDHYSGERKPELDEQLDERIRTIRARGDGE, encoded by the coding sequence ATGACTGACGGATCTACGGACGCCGGCTGGTTTCGCGACGTGGACCCCGGCGACCCGGAGGCCGCCCGCGACGCCATCGAAAACGGAAGCGCGGCGACGCCCGACGACTGGCCGGCCCTGGCCGTCGAGGCGGGCGTCGCCGCCGACGAGGCCGAGTACTACGACCGCCTCCGAGACGCGACGCTCTCGGCGACCGCGGCGGCGGTCGAGACGGCCGAGCGCGCCGACGACAGGCAGCTCGCCCACGCGGTCCGCGCGATGGACGACTGCGAGCGGACGGCGAACGAGCTCGCCGAGCGCGTCGCGGAGTGGGCCGGCACGCTGTTCGAGGACGCCGAAGCCGGCGTCGACGGCGCGCTCGCCCTCGTCGAGCGGGAGCCGGACGGCCCCGCCGAGCGGCGCGTGGTCGGGCTCGCCGAGCGCGTCGCCGGGCTGATAGACGAGCGCGACGCGCTCCGGGAGTACGTCGAGCGACAGGCCGGCGTCGTCGCGCCGAACCTCGCGGCGCTGGGCGGCCCGGTGCTGGCGGCGCGGCTGATCGCCCTCGCCGGCGGGCTGGAGTCGCTGGCGAAGATGCCGAGCGGCACCGTGCAGGTGCTCGGCGCGGAGGACGCGCTGTTCGCCCACCTCCGCGGCCGGGCCAGTTCGCCGAAACACGGGATCATCTACACCCACGAGTACGTCCGCGGCACCGCGCCCGACGAGCGCGGGTCGGCCTCGCGGGCGCTGGCCGGGAAGCTGACCATCGCCGCCCGCGTCGACCACTACTCCGGCGAGCGCAAGCCGGAACTGGACGAGCAACTGGACGAACGCATCCGGACCATCCGGGCCCGGGGTGACGGCGAATGA
- a CDS encoding fibrillarin-like rRNA/tRNA 2'-O-methyltransferase, with the protein MTLPDGVERRAFDGEERLATRGPPVYGEPTDGDWRLWDARRSKLGAMLEEGMDVGLAGGDAVLYLGAASGTTVSHVADFAGPTYAVEFAARPARDLLDVARARDRLFPLLKDARKPETYAHVVESGLDAIVQDVATRGQARVASENRRFLADDGRLVAAVKARSEDVTGEPADVFDAVVAELEKTYEILETARLEPFHDDHLAVVARPR; encoded by the coding sequence ATGACGCTCCCCGACGGCGTCGAGCGGCGCGCGTTCGACGGCGAAGAGCGGCTCGCCACCCGCGGACCGCCCGTCTACGGCGAGCCGACGGACGGCGACTGGCGGCTCTGGGACGCCCGGCGCTCGAAGCTCGGCGCGATGCTGGAGGAGGGGATGGACGTGGGGCTGGCCGGCGGCGACGCGGTGCTGTACCTCGGGGCAGCCAGCGGGACGACGGTCAGCCACGTCGCGGACTTCGCCGGCCCGACCTACGCCGTCGAGTTCGCCGCGCGGCCCGCCCGCGACCTGCTCGACGTCGCGCGGGCGCGGGACCGCCTGTTCCCGCTCCTGAAGGACGCCCGCAAGCCGGAGACGTACGCCCACGTCGTCGAGAGCGGGCTCGACGCCATCGTGCAGGACGTCGCGACCCGCGGCCAGGCCCGCGTTGCGTCGGAGAACCGTCGGTTCCTCGCGGACGACGGCCGCCTCGTCGCCGCTGTCAAGGCCCGGAGCGAGGACGTGACCGGCGAACCGGCCGACGTGTTCGACGCGGTGGTCGCCGAGCTAGAGAAGACGTACGAGATACTGGAGACGGCGCGGCTGGAGCCGTTCCACGACGACCACCTCGCCGTGGTCGCGCGGCCGCGGTAA
- a CDS encoding DNA-directed RNA polymerase subunit epsilon — MMSGRPSTGPPTDRDRQTSRPRRDVSAGPGDGALSRVDAVKDERFRRWDVVSPSATLIGRGDGGSGDVSENLRRLHDEQHPAMQGHSARMHRLEKARITQAFCNTLSLTAWERDRALGIMTELDLTAFGSQRAIGKVALVVIRHVVDEERQRRLGLHDDEWVSERSPDELESLYDRFESITDDPEYEKLLDAQGLDTIGVNRLHRTLRDQLDEQDLHGAVLGRSPYRDPSHPAIRDEASDAAGDADGPAGVAGDARPEE; from the coding sequence ATGATGAGCGGCCGCCCCTCGACGGGACCTCCCACGGACCGCGACAGACAGACGTCACGGCCGCGCCGCGACGTGAGCGCCGGCCCCGGCGACGGCGCGCTCTCGCGCGTCGACGCGGTCAAGGACGAGCGGTTCCGCCGCTGGGACGTGGTCTCCCCGAGCGCGACCCTGATCGGGCGCGGGGACGGGGGCAGCGGGGACGTGAGCGAGAACCTCCGCCGGCTCCACGACGAGCAACACCCCGCGATGCAGGGCCACAGCGCGCGCATGCACCGCCTGGAGAAGGCGCGCATCACCCAGGCGTTCTGCAACACGCTGTCGCTGACGGCCTGGGAGCGCGACCGCGCGCTCGGGATCATGACCGAACTCGACCTGACGGCGTTCGGGAGCCAACGGGCCATCGGCAAGGTTGCGCTGGTCGTCATCCGCCACGTCGTCGACGAGGAGCGCCAGCGTCGCCTCGGCCTCCACGACGACGAGTGGGTGAGCGAGCGCTCGCCCGACGAACTGGAGTCGCTGTACGACCGCTTCGAGTCGATCACGGACGACCCCGAGTACGAGAAGCTGCTCGACGCGCAGGGCCTCGACACGATCGGCGTCAACCGGCTCCACCGGACGCTCCGGGACCAGCTCGACGAGCAGGATCTCCACGGGGCGGTTCTCGGGCGGTCGCCGTACCGGGACCCGAGCCACCCGGCGATCCGGGACGAGGCGAGCGATGCGGCCGGCGACGCCGACGGCCCGGCCGGCGTGGCGGGCGACGCCCGGCCCGAGGAGTAG
- a CDS encoding glutamate--cysteine ligase — MDQGDAETFDELGTLGIEEEFYVVDEDGRPTSGTDDLVYRYDPPEILADRLDHELFKCVIETQTPVIESPDEAAESLVAVRDALVEHAERHGYRIAAAGLHPAAKWRELEHAEKPRYRSQLDRIQYPQHRNTTAGLHVHVGVDDADKATWIANEVRWYLPPLLALSANSPYWNGFDTGLQSARAKIFEGLPNTGMPTAFEDFAAYREFEQRMIETGSIEDRGELWYEVRPHTAHGTVEVRTPDGQADPDRVLAFAEYVRELVLDLAARYEDGEARDGPDGRLRRELLDENKWRAIRHGHDAAFVTRDGDGTVSLGEVVDREADRLGVDGIRDLYDAESGAARQRRLRETEGPAALRESLVIGDAG; from the coding sequence ATGGACCAGGGCGACGCCGAGACGTTCGACGAGCTTGGGACGCTTGGGATAGAGGAGGAGTTCTACGTCGTCGACGAGGACGGTCGCCCTACGTCCGGGACCGACGACCTGGTGTACCGGTACGACCCGCCCGAGATACTGGCGGACCGGCTCGACCACGAGCTGTTCAAGTGCGTCATCGAGACCCAGACGCCGGTCATCGAGTCGCCCGACGAGGCCGCGGAGTCGCTGGTCGCCGTCCGCGACGCGCTCGTCGAGCACGCCGAGCGCCACGGCTACCGGATCGCCGCCGCGGGGCTCCACCCCGCCGCGAAGTGGCGCGAGCTGGAACACGCCGAGAAGCCACGCTACCGGTCCCAGCTCGACCGCATCCAGTACCCACAGCACCGCAACACGACCGCGGGGCTGCACGTCCACGTCGGCGTCGACGACGCGGACAAGGCGACGTGGATCGCAAACGAGGTCCGCTGGTACCTGCCGCCGCTGCTCGCGCTGTCGGCCAACTCGCCGTACTGGAACGGGTTCGACACGGGCCTCCAGTCGGCCCGGGCGAAGATATTCGAGGGGCTGCCGAACACCGGCATGCCGACCGCGTTCGAGGACTTCGCCGCCTACCGGGAGTTCGAACAGCGGATGATCGAGACCGGGTCGATCGAGGACCGCGGCGAACTGTGGTACGAGGTCCGGCCCCACACCGCCCACGGCACCGTGGAGGTCCGGACGCCCGACGGGCAGGCCGACCCGGACCGCGTGCTCGCGTTCGCCGAGTACGTCCGCGAACTCGTGCTCGACCTGGCGGCGCGCTACGAGGACGGCGAGGCCCGCGACGGGCCGGACGGACGACTGCGCCGCGAACTGCTGGACGAGAACAAGTGGCGCGCGATCCGCCACGGCCACGACGCCGCGTTCGTCACCCGCGACGGCGACGGCACGGTTTCCCTCGGCGAGGTCGTCGACCGCGAGGCCGACCGCCTCGGCGTCGACGGGATACGGGACCTCTACGACGCCGAGAGCGGCGCGGCCCGGCAGCGCCGCCTCCGCGAGACCGAGGGGCCGGCGGCGCTGCGCGAGTCGCTGGTGATCGGGGACGCCGGGTGA
- a CDS encoding winged helix-turn-helix transcriptional regulator, whose translation MSDESEHTDVEDVATGESGADGDATADRETTRDRAVEGFDQGIVDLLSWVLDTETRARIFVYLRQNPGSTSEEIAEGTGLYPSTVREALAELHDEETVTRRKRQSEGAGNNPYEYTAIAPSELVSGVVEQVQSELNTVFNLDDHLDGAGNGVDDDADPVTITVEDGDADEDAEPDGAES comes from the coding sequence ATGTCCGACGAGAGCGAACACACGGACGTCGAGGACGTAGCGACGGGCGAGAGCGGGGCGGACGGCGACGCGACCGCCGACCGCGAGACGACGAGGGACCGCGCCGTCGAGGGGTTCGACCAGGGGATCGTCGACCTGCTCTCCTGGGTGCTGGACACGGAGACGCGGGCGCGGATCTTCGTCTACCTCCGGCAGAACCCCGGGAGCACGAGCGAGGAGATAGCCGAGGGGACCGGCCTGTACCCGAGCACCGTCCGGGAGGCGCTGGCCGAACTCCACGACGAGGAGACCGTCACGCGCCGGAAGCGCCAGAGCGAGGGCGCGGGGAACAACCCCTACGAGTACACCGCCATCGCGCCGAGCGAACTCGTCTCCGGCGTCGTCGAGCAGGTCCAGAGCGAACTCAACACCGTGTTCAACCTCGACGACCACCTCGACGGCGCCGGGAACGGCGTCGACGACGATGCCGACCCGGTGACGATCACCGTCGAGGACGGCGACGCCGACGAGGACGCCGAACCGGACGGAGCCGAATCGTAA
- a CDS encoding phosphopantetheine adenylyltransferase, with amino-acid sequence MKVALGGTFDPVHDGHRSLFDRAFELGDVTVGLTSDELAPKTRTEDRYVRPFSERKADLAAELDEFAERYDREYEIRRLEKPTGIASEEPFDYLVVSPETADGAERINEIRRERGFEPLSIEVVDYERAADGDVISSTRIVRGEIDKHGNLTPERDGRERRD; translated from the coding sequence ATGAAGGTAGCGCTGGGTGGGACGTTCGACCCGGTGCACGACGGGCACCGGTCCCTGTTCGACCGCGCGTTCGAACTGGGGGACGTAACCGTCGGTCTCACCAGTGACGAACTCGCGCCGAAGACCCGCACGGAGGACCGGTACGTCAGGCCGTTTTCCGAACGGAAGGCCGACCTGGCGGCGGAGTTAGACGAGTTCGCGGAGCGGTACGACCGCGAGTACGAGATCCGCCGGCTGGAGAAGCCGACCGGCATCGCCTCCGAGGAGCCGTTCGACTACCTCGTCGTCTCCCCCGAGACGGCCGACGGGGCCGAGCGGATCAACGAGATCCGCCGCGAGCGCGGGTTCGAACCGCTCTCGATCGAGGTGGTCGACTACGAGCGCGCGGCGGACGGCGACGTCATCTCCAGCACCCGCATCGTCCGCGGCGAGATAGACAAACACGGCAACCTCACGCCCGAGCGCGACGGGCGCGAGCGCCGCGACTGA
- a CDS encoding transcription initiation factor IIB family protein — protein sequence MYRARDRVDNEEHIEDLHAVADRLDLGAEARSTATDLFLTAIGEDGGEKRTVLAASLYAGSLIAGEERSQGAVASAADVSRLSIQQRWKSVLETAGLEPPGW from the coding sequence ATGTACCGAGCGCGGGACCGGGTGGACAACGAGGAGCACATCGAGGACCTCCACGCGGTCGCGGACCGACTCGACCTGGGTGCGGAGGCGCGGTCGACGGCGACGGACCTGTTCCTGACGGCCATCGGCGAGGACGGCGGGGAGAAACGGACGGTGCTGGCGGCCAGCCTCTACGCCGGGTCGCTCATCGCCGGCGAGGAGCGGTCGCAGGGGGCCGTCGCGTCGGCGGCCGACGTCTCGCGGCTGAGCATTCAACAGCGCTGGAAGTCGGTGCTGGAGACCGCCGGACTGGAGCCGCCCGGGTGGTGA
- a CDS encoding tyrosine-type recombinase/integrase → MSLEKPNTLKRCDGFDSDMMEPNRTITIVRKDQREFLNDKAVVDYYEYRKPFLTYLLRMGKNPEKAKGYSPYTVSNTANRTARFDKWVWDNRGGYKTPPDEDDAKAYMEKVAFRDVTESTKGKTLGALGRYSKWLQHKYSRDEWEFSWNFQSGGGNNGPRDYLTKPERRKIRQAALGKDGTPNYGIDSDLLEADPNSWKFTSLVWTSLDAGLRPVEVGDARVGWCEPENGLLRIPREDSAKNEGNWTVGITDGTATALAQWINERADHPRYEDTDKLWLTRHGNRYGSNELSRILKDLCDRAEISYKNRQMSWYAIRHSVGTHMTKERDLAATQAQLRHESVKTTLKYDNVPVEDRRDALDNMG, encoded by the coding sequence ATGAGCCTCGAAAAACCAAATACGCTGAAACGCTGTGACGGTTTTGATTCGGATATGATGGAGCCGAATAGAACGATTACAATAGTCCGGAAGGACCAACGCGAGTTTCTAAACGATAAGGCCGTCGTGGACTACTACGAATACCGCAAACCGTTCCTAACGTACCTGCTTCGAATGGGCAAGAACCCAGAGAAGGCGAAGGGGTACTCCCCCTATACGGTCAGTAACACAGCAAACCGGACTGCACGCTTCGATAAGTGGGTGTGGGATAACCGTGGCGGCTACAAAACACCCCCTGACGAAGATGATGCTAAAGCCTACATGGAGAAAGTCGCGTTCCGAGACGTTACTGAATCCACGAAGGGGAAAACGCTCGGAGCGCTCGGGCGATACTCGAAGTGGCTTCAACACAAGTACAGCCGAGATGAGTGGGAGTTTAGCTGGAACTTCCAGTCTGGCGGAGGTAATAACGGCCCGCGCGACTACTTGACGAAGCCGGAACGTCGGAAGATTCGGCAAGCTGCACTTGGGAAAGACGGCACTCCCAACTACGGGATTGACAGCGACCTTCTCGAAGCCGACCCAAACAGTTGGAAATTCACGTCTCTCGTCTGGACGAGTCTCGATGCCGGCCTTCGCCCGGTGGAAGTTGGTGACGCTCGGGTAGGGTGGTGTGAACCCGAGAACGGTCTGCTACGCATCCCGAGAGAGGATTCAGCCAAGAACGAGGGGAACTGGACGGTGGGTATTACCGACGGGACAGCAACCGCCTTGGCACAGTGGATAAATGAGAGAGCGGACCACCCAAGATACGAAGACACCGACAAACTCTGGCTTACACGTCACGGCAACCGCTATGGTTCTAACGAACTGAGCCGGATACTCAAAGATTTGTGTGACCGCGCTGAAATCAGTTACAAGAACCGGCAGATGTCGTGGTATGCAATCCGTCATTCGGTTGGGACTCACATGACAAAAGAGCGAGACCTTGCCGCTACTCAGGCACAATTACGACATGAGTCGGTGAAGACCACACTCAAGTACGATAACGTGCCTGTCGAAGACCGACGTGATGCATTGGATAACATGGGCTAA